In Arachis hypogaea cultivar Tifrunner chromosome 17, arahy.Tifrunner.gnm2.J5K5, whole genome shotgun sequence, a single window of DNA contains:
- the LOC112765759 gene encoding protein FAR1-RELATED SEQUENCE 5-like: protein MSINEDDVKNDSDNDLGDDFDYQPNAEDDAEDDDVDSLDSTSKSEEVCGVKRIADLMVEDIWNLEFRTEDEACQFYNAYSCWHGFVMRKDDVVRDNQGRIISRQLVCNKEGWRNMRYLHLDDRSREARSLTRTKCPARLRVKLDYGCGRWKVSCFVESHNHDLTPPQFAHLVPANRRLTVTDRVQVENLHNFGVRTCHIMGYIAFQKGGYRHAGFTRKDLYNHIDRYRRAKVKNGDANAAINYLIGKSSNDPLFFGKYTFTSDERLEHIFWTDGQSIIDYHCFGDIVAFDSTYKKNKYNKPLVIFSGCNHHGQTVIFGSGLLSDETTETYKWLLETFVEAMGGKSPKAVITDGDLAMRDAIKNVLPEATHRLCGWHLQRNACENIKNPNFLRDFKGLIYDNNDQRDFDRRWAAILDKHNLVGSTWMEKTYETREMWSHCFLRDKFFGYIRTTSQCEGINSLIRFYVNRKNTLIDFMHNLDRALKEYRNNELIADYKSQCSEPVMITSLEVYERSVSCYFTRNIFKEIRNEIQRAEALNITVLSTTLDKVEFSVTALGDPAKDRRVEVDRGKKLFSCSCKLFESRGIPCSHIFCAMKFENILEFPDSLIYKRWTKNAKNEFISTEMHVNDDIERVLKFRVGALASNCNKLCDIACKDLADFDEVQSELVNLVIRLQSRKQGKSTPNVNVEGINDPFVVKSKGAPSKKSSWRKKRACSNCHKYGHYYKRCPDLMQHSVEGNHRDRSYGNASAKDSGFSPERFANSSRSFSIKSEHLSGPNTKPFKKGGTRKFTGTGMRNRKGKDNTFVEVKESQQDRRHSFTNYECINDVVDDKCDTRHVQIDVRDPLPSSLPCGNKQGSYMTLFASMHRTR from the exons ATGTCCATAAACGAGGATGATGTGAAGAATGATTCTGATAATGATTTGGGTGATGATTTCGATTATCAACCGAATGCAGAAGACGATGCTGAAGACGACGATGTGGATTCGCTGGATTCTACTAGCAAGAGTGAAGAAGTTTGTGGTGTAAAAAGAATAGCAGATTTAATGGTGGAGGATATTTGGAACCTGGAGTTTAGGACAGAGGATGAGGCCTGCCAGTTTTATAACGCTTATTCTTGTTGGCATGGATTTGTAATGAGGAAGGACGACGTGGTTAGGGATAATCAAGGTAGAATAATTAGCAGGCAACTTGTTTGCAACAAAGAGGGCTGGAGGAATATGAGGTATCTCCATCTGGATGATAGATCAAGGGAGGCAAGGTCACTAACGCGAACCAAGTGTCCAGCTCGGCTTAGGGTAAAGCTTGACTACGGCTGCGGTAGATGGAAGGTATCATGTTTTGTCGAATCTCATAACCACGATCTGACGCCACCCCAATTTGCGCATCTGGTTCCGGCCAATCGTCGTCTCACTGTGACTGATAGAGTCCAAGTggaaaatcttcataattttggtGTCAGGACCTGCCATATTATGGGGTATATTGCGTTCCAGAAGGGTGGATATCGTCATGCTGGCTTCACACGGAAAGATTTGTACAACCACATCGATCGGTATCGTCGGGCAAAAGTTAAAAACGGGGATGCCAATGCGGCAATAAACTATTTGATTGGCAAGTCAAGCAACGATCCGCTGTTCTTTGGAAAGTATACGTTCACTAGTGACGAAAGGCTGGAGCATATTTTTTGGACAGATGGGCAGTCAATTATCGACTATCACTGCTTTGGAGATATTGTTGCCTTTGATTCAACCTACAAGAAGAATAAATACAACAAGCCTTTGGTCATTTTCTCAGGATGCAATCATCACGGGCAGACTGTTATCTTCGGCTCCGGCCTACTATCCGACGAAACCACAGAGACGTATAAGTGGTTGTTGGAAACCTTTGTTGAAGCGATGGGTGGGAAAAGTCCAAAAGCAGTAATAACTGACGGAGACCTTGCCATGCGAGATGCAATCAAGAATGTTCTGCCTGAAGCGACCCATCGGTTATGCGGATGGCATCTGCAGAGAAATGCATGTGAGAATATAAAGAATCCTAATTTCCTGCGCGATTTTAAGGGTCTTATATATGACAACAACGACCAGAGAGACTTTGATCGGAGATGGGCAGCCATTTTGGATAAGCACAACCTTGTTGGCAGTACCTGGATGGAAAAGACGTACGAAACTCGTGAGATGTGGTCCCATTGTTTCCTCCGGGATAAGTTTTTCGGTTACATAAGGACGACATCACAGTGTGAAGGTATAAATTCTCTCATCAGATTTTATGTTAATCGCAAGAACACCCTCATTGACTTCATGCATAACCTGGATAGGGCCTTAAAGGAGTATAGAAACAACGAGTTAATAGCTGACTATAAGTCTCAGTGCTCAGAGCCAGTGATGATTACCTCGTTGGAGGTATATGAAAGATCTGTATCATGTTATTTCACGCGAAACATTTTCAAGGAAATTCGTAATGAGATTCAGAGGGCAGAGGCTTTGAATATAACGGTACTAAGCACAACCTTGGACAAGGTAGAGTTCAGTGTGACTGCTCTCGGAGACCCGGCCAAAGATCGACGGGTAGAAGTCGATAGAGGTAAGAAGCTGTTCTCGTGCTCGTGCAAGCTGTTTGAATCACGTGGTATTCCCTGTAGTCATATCTTCTGTGCCATGAAGTTCGAAAACATACTTGAGTTTCCAGATTCGTTGATATACAAAAGGTGGACAAAGAATGCAAAGAACGAATTTATTAGCACAGAAATGCATGTGAATGATGACATCGAAAGGGTCTTAAAGTTTCGAGTTGGAGCATTGGCATCGAATTGCAACAAGCTGTGTGATATTGCTTGCAAGGATCTTGCAGACTTTGATGAAGTCCAGTCTGAACTTGTCAATTTAGTTATCCGTCTGCAGTCACGCAAACAAGGCAAGTCAACTCCTAATGTTAACGTGGAAGGCATCAACGATCCATTTGTTGTCAAAAGCAAAGGAGCCCCTTCCAAGAAGTCTTCTTGGAGGAAGAAGAGAGCATGCTCTAATTGCCACAAGTACGGTCATTACTACAAGCGCTGTCCAGATCTGATGCAGCATAGTGTTGAAGGTAACCATCGCGATCGATCATACGGCAATGCATCAGCCAAGGACTCAGGTTTTAGTCCAGAGAGGTTTGCTAATTCTTCGAGGTCGTTCTCAATTAAGTCCGAACACCTCTCAGGACCTAATACCAAG CCTTTTAAAAAGGGTGGAACAAGGAAGTTTACGGGGACGGGTATGAGGAACCGGAAGGGTAAAGACAACACTTTTGTTGag GTGAAGGAGTCACAGCAGGACAGGAGACATTCATTCACGAACTATGAATGCATTAATGATGTTGTTGATGATAAATGTGACACACGACATGTGCAGATCGATGTCCGAGATCCGTTACCATCGTCATTGCCCTGTGGCAACAAACAAGGATCGTACATGACATTGTTTGCGTCGATGCATAGGACACGTTGA